In Mycobacterium gallinarum, a single window of DNA contains:
- a CDS encoding DAPG hydrolase family protein: protein MSAYLGYRDADGDTPWGTYFNPEMAELPRHVVVALEHGPQADQTLLGFDSAGTILDEGYQQTENGYGQLRGGGFQVSVRTEMPGVTPAMWDWWFGWHGSETTRYKLWHPRAHASARWSDDGGDGSWVGRTSLIEEYLGSSYAKAAIQFVEPQVIGLEPTRLGSDVAVCARLGSAEVPVDIGWFVHHIRSTADGAEMRSRFWMGGPHIGLRKGNMLADAVIRPVAAHQLPDPRDLLVHCAQEMNHLAGFLPAVYAQFAGA from the coding sequence ATGAGCGCCTACCTCGGTTACCGCGATGCCGACGGTGACACCCCGTGGGGCACGTACTTCAATCCCGAAATGGCCGAACTGCCAAGACATGTGGTCGTCGCGCTGGAGCACGGACCCCAGGCCGACCAGACGCTGCTCGGATTCGATTCCGCGGGAACGATTCTCGATGAGGGCTACCAGCAGACCGAGAACGGATACGGTCAGCTGCGCGGCGGCGGTTTCCAGGTGTCGGTGCGCACCGAGATGCCCGGCGTCACGCCCGCCATGTGGGACTGGTGGTTCGGCTGGCACGGCAGTGAGACGACGCGCTACAAACTGTGGCATCCGCGCGCGCATGCGTCGGCGCGCTGGTCCGACGACGGCGGTGACGGCAGCTGGGTCGGCCGGACGTCGTTGATCGAGGAGTACCTCGGATCGTCGTACGCGAAGGCCGCGATCCAGTTCGTCGAACCGCAGGTGATCGGCCTGGAACCGACCCGCCTCGGCTCAGACGTCGCGGTGTGCGCACGGCTGGGATCGGCGGAGGTGCCCGTCGACATCGGCTGGTTCGTCCATCACATACGGTCCACCGCCGACGGCGCGGAGATGCGGTCCCGATTCTGGATGGGCGGACCCCACATCGGCCTGCGGAAGGGAAATATGTTGGCTGACGCGGTGATTCGGCCCGTCGCCGCCCACCAGTTGCCCGATCCGCGCGATCTTCTCGTGCACTGCGCCCAGGAGATGAACCACCTGGCCGGCTTCCTGCCCGCGGTGTATGCCCAATTCGCGGGTGCATGA